In Monodelphis domestica isolate mMonDom1 chromosome 1, mMonDom1.pri, whole genome shotgun sequence, the sequence GGCTTGGGGCACAAGTCACTTTCTCTGTCTGGGCCTCCTAGAAAGTGGGACTGTCTACCCACCCCTGGGGTGGGCCCAGTGAGAACAGGAAAACATGTTGGAAGGATCAAAGGGACATCCAGACACAAGGGATTCTTACAGTGTTTTTTATGTATTctttgcactttttttttaaacccttaccttccatcttggagtcaatactgtgtattggctccaaggcagaagagtagtaagggctaggcaatgggggttacgtgacttgcccagggtcagtctGAGACCTGATCTGAGCCCAGAACTTCCTGCTTCTAgatctgactcttaatccactgaaccacctagctgctccctcagcaactatttttaaatgaagattatttatttatctttaaacttttaccttccatcttagaatcaatactgtgtgttgattcctagatagaagagtggtaagggctaggccatgggggtcaagtgacttgcccagggtcacccagctgggaagtgtctgaggccagatttgaacccaggacctcccgtccctctctaggcctggctccatccactgagccacccagctgccccttttgcACTTTCTTAAAATGCCCCCCAGAGTGATTTGAGCTCAAGTAAAGCAGGATGGATAACTTGTCCCTAGTGCTAGACATCTCTCCCCACCCAGAGGACAGGATGCTCTTAGCTTCTTCAGGAAGCATTTCCTCCAGGACGGGGCGGGATATTGGCTTCTTTAGACACACTCCCTGGGGGGCAGAGTGGTGCTTCACTCTGCTCCGTTCATGCTGCACTCCCTAAGTGCTTCAGAAAGCACTTTCTGGAAGGTGGGATGGGATGCCCTTAGCTTCTTTGAAAAACAAAGTCTCCATTGCTGTATCCCAGGCCTGAGTCTTTGCTCCACCTGCCTGTTGTTGCTTGGTGGGGAGGCTGCAAAGAAAAGAGGGTGTGACCAGACGAATTCCTAGATCTTTTCCTCTTAAGTCTCTGTGatctataatttaataatttaaggcAGGAAGTGCTGCCGTATAATGTGTCTAATTGAAATTACAAAGGAGAATTGAGAAGGGCTGTACGTCCTCAGGGCAGGAGCCGTGTCCTTGCCTGAGCTGAGCACCATGGTGAAGCACACACGGCCAGGTATTCGTCAGCTAATCATACAGGAGCCCAGCTGGAATGACAAACATTGATACcaggtcattcattcattcattcatcaggtCGGTCAGTCCGTCAAAGCCTGGCAGGAGGGATGGTAGAGGGAACGGGAGTCCTGGGTTTAGAAGGGATTCTCAACTccccagacaaatcacttaatcactctcaacctcagtttctttatctgtaaagtggagataataatacttctATAGGTCTCCTCTCAAGGCTGtgtgaggaaaacattttataaacctttaGGCACCGTATAattatgagctattattattcaacAAACCCAACAGCTGCTGTGTGGAGGGCGCTGGACTGGGGATGGAGGAAGTGCAGTCCTTGCTTTCAGGGCGCTTAGAGTCCAGGAAGGCAGAGCCTTTCGCCCCCGCCCCTCCAGCACACACGGCCCATGCAGGAGTGTGGAGGAAAGAGCCGCCTCTGCTACCTTGCTCGGAAGGGCCCTTCCATGGAGGGGCCTCACACATTTCTAAATGGAATGCTTCAAGGAAGGCCCCTTCTCGGGGAGGTCGGCACACGCCGGGGCCCCAGGCAGGAGAGGACTCGGTAGCAGCGGGGATAAGGTTCATTTGGCAAAGGGCACTGAGCAAACAGGCTTTCTGCTGGCAGGTTGGGGCACCTCTAGCCGCCCAGACCCTGGAGGCTAGCACGTCAGCACCGAGGGGCCAGGCTTAGACTGGCAGGGAGGAAGGTGCCCTCGCTGGCGATGGGCGTAGCTGCTACTCGTCAGGAGAGCAAAGGACCCTTTGAAATCTCGGCTCCTGTCCTTCTCCTGGAATGCAGAATCCGCTTTTCATGCCACTGAGGGAAAAGCCACGTTCCCCTTGGAAGTCCCCGGGCGTCgggtgttttgtttttcctttgcctGTACCTCCCACGAAGGGATAATTCTTCAGGAGAAGTTGCAGCTGGCACACGTGGTTATGTATCCTGCGTCTTTCtgaccaaaatgattttctttcatattatgcCTTATCTCATTCggatgagagggaagaaaagggaagcccCACTCACCATTGGAGAGCCCAACAGGCCTGCCCTTTTTCATAGAATCCTTCCCATTTAATGGACGAGGAAAACAAGGCAGGGCAAGAGTAAGAGATCTGGCCAGGGTTTTCCAAATGCAGAAAGAAGGCTGCAGACACTCAGCCCGGCTCCTGTCTGCCACCAGGAGAGAAACCCAAAGTATCGCCTCCCCCTAACTTGGCAGAGTACAGAAGTGGGAAGATAGGGAACAAACCGAAAGCGGGTTGGTGTGCTAGGAAGAGTACTAGAGGGTAGTGAGAAAGATACAGAACAAGCAAGGAAGAGAAAAGCATcgataaaacattaaaaatatgcaCAGATGGAAACAAAGTTCACAAAGAGACCCAAACAGGGCATTCTTGTTAACtgttgttaaatttaatataaaaagcaAACTATTTAAACCATTCACAATTTCACTTGCAATCCTATTTGTTATTCTCTgtgaaattaaatgttttattgatgactttttagctcataataaaaagaaaaatgaatgtttatatatatatgtatatatatatatacatatatattatacatatttttaaagaagaaaaggaatgctatattgggagtcaaaagacctggttCTCCTTCTGGCTGAGCTATTTTCTAGCTAAATAGGACCTTGAGTAAATTACTTCTtccttctgagtctcagtttcctcatttgcaaaatacatGGGTTgtgctagatgatttctaaggttccccTTCCAGATGCTTTTGTGATCCTCTTGACTAGTCCGTGAAGGGCCCCCTTCTCCTGTGCCTTCTACTTGCCCTTCTtccttatcattattatttataagtCAGTTTAGGAGTCCCTTGACCAGGGTTCCTACCAAAACTAAGCCAGCCCCCTTGCCCCTGGGGAAGGCCACCATTGTGTAAATATGAAGCCTCATTAAATGGGGCCTCTGGCCTGAGGAGAAGGGTGGGGAGGATGCCCTGTGCCTCTTCCCAAGAGGAGGTAGCCACCAGAAAGCATCCCAACTTGAACCCAGCCTCACAGCCTGGACTTCTCTTCCACCCCCCCATATCCGCTTAGTCACCGGGGCCTCCTCTCACATGTGCTTCTTTATCTGATTCCCACGGTCACTTCCCGAGTGAGGCCTGGCCCTCATCACCTCCCCTTGTTTCTTGGGTTACCGCAGAGCAGCCAAAATCCTGAAggcattttccttcctcttttactcttctCCATAGCTAAGTCGGTCACCAGGTCCTGTCCATTCCCCCGCAGAATAGCTCTCGggtcctcctcctctccatttcCTACCCTTTGCCTCTGgtcttcttcttttactttttgattaccttccatcctagaatcaggCCTGTGTATCCGTTGCAGGGCAGGGGAGCGGTGAGGGCTAGGACCTCCTAGTCTTCGGGAATCTCTTGCCTGCTCTCCCGGCTCCTCCAAGTAATTGCGTGCACCCTGCCAGAATCGGCGGCCCTTCCTCGCTTCATTATTTCCGGTTTTTCCTGTTTGTATGTATTTGGTTTTGATTGTGAGCtttctgagggcagggaccatctttgGCTCTTTTTGCACCCCAGCAGAGCACAGTGCATACTAGTCACTTAATCAATGGATATTATTTAGAATCTCCACATAATTTAGCACCTAATTCTGTCTTAATTTGTCTGTCAGACTCTGAACTCTTTGAGGGCTTTTTATACTTATTCTATTTCCCCCACAACCTTGACCCAAGGGATCAGgtacatagaatcatagatttagaactggaagggatgttagaggccatcaagtcctaatcctttcattttccagatatgAAAACAAACATGGTGACGTTAAGTCATGGAtatagagccaggcttagagttcgaggacctgggctcaaatttcaGATACTTCGTAGCTtcgggaccctgggcaagtcacttagcccccattgcccagcctttactattcttcttagtattgattctaaaacagaaacagtttgtttttgttttgttttgttttgttttgtttagaaacccttaccttctgtcttggagtcaatcctgtgtattggctccaaggcagaagagtgggaagggctaggcaatgggggtcacgtgacttgcccagggtcacacagctgggaagtggctgaggccagatttgatcctaggacctcccgtccccaggcctggctctcaatccactgagctacctagcagcCCCCAAGAAAGGGTTTTTTAAGAAAAGACATTGGAATTTAAACTCTGATCCTCTTGATGCATGACCCCAACCCCTAACCACTACCTCACACTCCCTTAACATGacaaatgctaaataaatacttgttactCAATTATAAATTAAGGTCTGGATCTTTAagtaaagagacaaaagacaagctacaaagaaaggatcaccagattttaaaggaaaatgggaCCTTAGAAGCCAGCTAGTCccatcccccattttacagaggaggagacgAGTCCCCGGAAGgtttaaatggtttgcccaatgTCCCACAGCTAGTAATAGAACCAGAATACAGACCCACCCCTTCTAGCCCCTGTCCAGCCAGAAACAGTCAACTAATAGTCCAAAGAAACTATAGATTAAATGGGAAATAGACACAGCAGGTGGTGTGGGCTCAGGAATaggggaaggcttcatggaagatgAGATGGGATGGGTCTTAACGGGTGATGAGAATTCAAGGGAGCCAAGGAGAACGAGGGGGTACCCTTTTTCACAGGCTTGTGCGGGGGCCCAGAGAAGGCCGGTCAGCCTAGCACAGCTTGGGGATATTCTGCCAGGGAAGCCCCCTGCTTGTTTTGGTGCTATTGCTGGGGCTCTGCGCTTTGCTTTCATAAAACAATTTAGCCAAATCATTCctatttttaatttcctctcctTATGCaacctttaattatttttccaaatgtttatgCATCTTGAATGATGATAGCCACTTCATCAGAGGCTCCCCCAGAATACACTGTGTTTTTGATGAGACCTGTGCCGTCGGGAGAAAGCCGCCTTCTGCCTCCAAGCAGAACTTGGTCCTGCCTGTCAGTCGATATTGGGAATCTGGGGCCCAGAGGTTAAGCTCTGGCCTCTGACATAGCCCACTTTTAGTCAGAAGCCAGAATCAGAGAGCACCGTCCTGAGTCAAGACAGCTGCCACCGCCATTGCCCGGCTCTGAAATCActtaccctttttaaaaaaattcatttcaacaaaggtttattttatttagcACACAGTCCTAGGGAGGCAATGTGTTAAAAGTCCTGGCTCAGAAGTCAGAAGgctttagttcaaatcctgcctgtaaCATGATCTGtgaggtcctgggcaagtcacccaaacTCTCCGAAGCCTTCTTCAGCTGCAGAATGACAGGTTGTGCTAAAGGACTTTCAGCGTCCCGTCCAGCTCTAATTCTACAACCCTCTGATCTGTTCTCTCTAGATGTCCCACCCAGTGGAGTTTGACTGCCGTGGACAGTTCTGTTTATGAACTCCCTTACCCTTCTAAGCTCAAACTGTGCATGAGGCTAAtaacttttcccattttccagataggAAGACTAATCCCCTGGGGAGTGAAGTGTTCTCCCCACATTCCTTCCCAGACAGACAAGAACGTCGGGACAGAGTAGGATAACATCCGTCAAGGAAGAACCAATTCCGTTCCATTTGATTAGCATTGATATTACGTACTTACTACATGGCAGGGACTATGTTAGGCACTGGAGATGGatacagagatagaaaggaattcttcttgccctcaaggagcttacattcttctagACTGAACCCCAGGCAAAGTCTAAACGAAGTCAGATCctcccatttccctctttttcttgaCCACTCAGGGTCCCTCATTGAAGGACAAGGCACAGGAGCTGGAAAGGACtgcaaaggccatctagtccaaccctcccaCTGTAGAGATAAGCAAACTGAGCCCCAGTAATAAGAGTGAAAAGAACTGAACACTCCATCCATCCTCACTTGTTCATTGCAACCCTACAGAAGCTGACAGGGGAGGGCTAATTagtcccattttaaagatgaggaaggtgaggaccagcaaggttaagtgacttatgctTAAGTTGGGTTACTTAACAAGTCTGTGAAAGCTATCTTCTGACTCTCAGTTCAATACTTTCTAATATATCAGACTCAGGACATTGTCCAATATTAAGAGGAATCTCCATTCCAGGTTAGCTTGGGATCATGAAATCAAGAGCCAGAGAGAGATCAGCAAGGCCAGCTCTCTGATTATGCAGGAAACACTAAAGCCCAGAGAGTTAAGGAACTGACCCAAAAGTCAAACAGATATAAAGTagtagagtcagaatttgaacccagagcttctgATTCTAAGTCCCACTATGCTATGCATTTCCAGGGGTGACCCTTGGGAGGCGAGGAATGAATGGCCTCTTCTCCAGATTCAGGAGGGAGCTCAGAAGGCTGAATCCAGATGGAGGGAATTCTGAATTCCCAGGAATCCCTCAGGAATGTCTATTCAGGAATCACACAGGATGCTGTGGAGAGGAAGAactcccccctttcctttttgctgGGAGCAAGCTGAGGACAGGAACTCCTgacttcctgctttccttccacCTCCATGTCTGTGAGCCCAGCTGCCAGGGGACATAGCATACAGCACGTAGGCCCAATCAAAGGGCTACCGATGGCTGGACCGGTGCCCTGGTGAAACTCTGGGCATCCTTTGGGAAAAGAGCAGTGATTGGTCCAGTTATATACCTTTTAGCTCAAAGCCTGAACTGCCCCAAGTTGGATTAGGAGACCTGAATGTCCCCTCTAGTGGGTCAGCAGGGAATGACAGCCATCGGACATCTGTCTGGACAGTCTTTGAACAGTTTTCTAGGCTTCTGCTTTCTGGTTTGCTGACTTTCCCATGTGCGGTCCATGAGTAACCAAAGCCACTTTTTCTATATTCTGAGGCTCTCCTTCCAGCAATGAGTTAAGCCTTCCTAGACTTTGGGCAAGCCTTTCACCTtctcaattttttgttttgttttatgctttACCAAATGTGATTAAGAGTCATCTGGAGTACTGTGAAACATGCATCCTATCTAGATTTAAAAAGGGATGAGCGACATTGTCCTCGCTGGCATGTTTGTCAAGTTTGGCGTACTTGATGGAGATAATGAAACGTCACAGTACCTAAAAAGCTTCTAAACTTGGGTAGAGGGTCTTAACCATTTGAAAAGCAAAGCTGTTCACATTTAGTGAATTTGCATGTTCACTGGAGAttctatattataattttaaataaataagaatatttggagaaatatttttccatggctccaTTTGCATCTTTGTTTTTCAATGATTTtgccaaaataaaaattcatacgACTCTTTGAAATAGCACTGTTTATTTTCTGATTTGCAAAGGGGAGATGATAACATGTCCTCCTTTCCTCCTAAAGCTGATGTGAACCATGAAGTAGGTGGTGAGGAGGGGCAATTGATAGAGCTGGGCCTAAAGTctagaagactcctcttcccgggttcaaatctagcctcagacacttagtagttgtgtaatcctgggcaagttacttagtccCATGTGCGTCACTTTTCTCATCCatcaagtgagctggagaaggatatggtaaaccactccagtatctttgccaagaaaactccagatgggtcacaaagaatcagacacacctgaaatgactgaacaacaacaaagaaaggtGACGTCTACCCCCGAGGTCCTCCAGCTTCCCTTTGTCGCTATTTTTGCACTTACATACTCGATACTTCCAACCCCTCTGAAAATCTGGTTTTAGGAAGGATTCTGAGATCCTTCATTTATATCCTTATGAGTAATGGACCGAGGGAATGCAAATGCAAAATTTCAAGTTTCAGCTCTCAAGGCTTTGTCACCAGGTGAAAACAGTTGAAAGAATTAGGGCCCAGGTTGAAGAAGCTACTTTTTAGGAAACAGGGCCCCCCTACTAAAAGGATTATCCCCCTGGCACCCAGAGACCTTTCCTGTTCTTCCAAAAGTCCATAGAGCTAGAGAGGCCTTTGAAGATCATTTGGtccaaattcttcttttttcaaatttgtaaaatgaggttcaGAGCATGGAAGTGTCTGCCCGTAGGTGAGCTGGTGAATAAGTACAAGATCTCGAAGAGTCTAAAAGCAATCTTTTTCCTCTGAGAACTCAATGGGGCCCAATAACCCTTCTTTGCCCCTATCTACACTTATGTTGCTTCCCAGGCTGAGTAGGCTTACAATCAGTTACAGTGACTCAATTACATGCAttctgaattttttattataaagcctgactttggggggagggggagagaaaggggccAGGGAGATATCtaggtgacataaaaacaaaaaaatgaataaaatctatttaaaattatatatattctaGGGGAATAggaggtgagggaaggagagggaaatagTGGCACAACTCACCTCCTCCAAACAACAAATGATCCAAAACCCATTTCAATTTGGCTTAGGGTGCCTTGTATTATTTGGTTTGGGAGAAGAAAGCCTAATGAGGTTGGATCGACATTAGAATGAGTTTGTATTCTGTGTAGAGAGATCAGCTAATGGCTGGGGAAGGGAGTTGATTGGGGTGGAAGAGGGTTTAACATTTGCTTTAGTTCATCTAGAATGGGGGTGGCTGGGACATGCAGTTACTACAGAACTGGCGACGGTTTTGCTCCTTATTAACTCTTACGAGGGGGCTGGTTCCCCAGGGAATCAGTGGAGATGGGGGGCCTCGGCAGGAAAGAGCACCGCCCTCTCGGGCCACAGAGACCTGGCTGGGTGGGCCTGCTTCTGGCAGTCCCGGGGCCCTAATGAAATCTGGTTTGGAATGTCTCAACCTTGCTTGGCTGTGCTGAGTGAGAGTGGTTTGTGCGGTTTGGACGCTCCACGGGGTGCGCTGGGACTATCTCCTCTGAAAAGGAGGCAGCTGCTCTCCTCCCTCTACCCCCAAAGCCTCCCAGGGCTGGGTTTGGCGGCCAGCAGGGAGGGTGATCTGGGGGCCGCTTGCCTCCCCCTTGGATCTTGGGGACCAGTGAAGGTAGCCGCTCTGTAAGGTTTCCCAGAAGTCCTCATGCTTTATTAATTGTTCACCAGATGGACTGTAAGGATTGACAAGGTCTTTTAAAACAGAGTATAGGCTATCAGAACCAGAAGAGACTCAGTAAAAATCCCATCTCTAAATCCACAGAACCTACGAATGATCTTCTGTCAGGGCTCTCCGGGGCCTTGGAGTTTATTCAtgtcaaccctctcattttctagatgagaaaacagacccaGAAAGGGAAAGTGGTTTATGGAGGGTCCTAGGACAAACTCCTGCCTGATTCCCAGGAGGAGGAGCAGAAATAAGCCAGCAGCCCCCGTGAGTGATGGCTCTCTTTTTGTTTCCCCCGTTTAGGAAGGAAGTCTGTGGCCTTCAGAGAGCACCGTCTCAGGCAACGGACTCACAGAGGTAAGGGCAGAACCCCGTGTGCTCAGCCCCCCGTCCGGCCCCTGTCCTCCCCTCGGTCCCCAGCGCGTCCGACCTTCCTCTGCCAGCCTCCCTAATGGCTTTGTTTCCCTTCAGCAGCAGATCTACGCACCATCCCGCTCAGCAGACCGCCTGACGGTACCATCCTTCCTCCAGAGGGACCGATTCAACCGCTTTCAGCCCACCTATCCTTATTTGCAGCACGAGATCGACCTCCCACCCACCATCTCCCTCTCGGATGGCGAGGAGCCACCCCCTTACCAGGGCCCATGCACACTTCAGCTCCGGGACCCAGAGCAGCAGATGGAACTCAACCGTGAGTCTGTCCGGGCCCCCCCTAACAGAACCATCTTTGACAGCGACTTAATAGACAATTCCATGTATGGGGGGCCCTGCCCTCCGAGCAGTAACTCTGGCATCAGTGCCACGTGCTACGGGAGCAACGGGAGGATGGAAGGGCCGCCGCCGACGTACAACGAAGTGATCGGGCACTATCCTGGCTCAACATTTTACCAACACCAGCAGAACAATGGGACGCCCTCCATACTGGAGAACAACAGACTTCACCAGTCACAAATCAGTAGCCTCGAGAGCACAATTGCAtggaacaaagagaaagagaagcaaaaaggacaccccttttaaaatccaaaataaggaaatacacacacacacatacagaaaaaaaagtaaattaaacacTCTGcacttcttaaaagaaaaagcaagagatggacagggggtgggggtggggggtagggacGAGGATGAAGATGGGGGGATGGGGGAAGTGAGAGTAAAACCAACCCGTCTCCACCTCTATGTGTATAAATATTTACTTGTTATGTCTGGTCTGAATGCTCAAGCCAAGAAAGCTTGCAAAAACGTTTCTTTGTTAGCTGtgtcttgaagtcaaaagaaaaaaaaattgacagtagtctttgtttttgtttctagtTGAGCTGTGTGCgtgaatgctttttttttgtttatgatGATTTCACTTAACTTTAAAGACATATTTGCACAAAAACATTTGTTTAAAGATctgcaatatatatataaatatatataaaatatgagaaaCTGTATGTGCGGCGGCAGGAGTATTTTTGTATTAGAAGAGGcctattaaaaaaagttttgttgttttctgactagaaaaaaatggcaatttTTTTGAGTGCCAACTCAAAAAGTGTGTATTAATTACATTGTAAAAAAAACCTACAAAGCAGGGGTTTAgagttatttatataaatattgaaattttgcactattttttaatataaatatgtcaGTGCTTGTGTTTATGGCAGCCTCTGTCCCATCTACCACAGACCGTAGGGGGTAAATTTTCAACCAGATTAAACTAGCCAAAGGGGTAGAATATCCAAACTTTGAAAAACCGCACCCCTCTATAAGAGCACAGTCCAAGAGACTGCATTCCAGGCAAAACAGTCATGTCCAAGGTCCCCAAGCTGGACCTAGGATATCCCAACTTACTAAGGCATACTTTAGTGATAGACAATTACTGTTCTTTACATTCCGTACTGAGCACGGAAATTCTCCTCTGGGCCAGTTATGATCATTGGAGTAAACAAAATTCAGATGCTTCTGAATTATAAGGAAACCCAGAAAGTTATCAGAAATCCAGATTACCTGTTGTGAGCTATACCTTTTTCCATGATAAGAATAAACTTCTGTTACTGAAGGAATctaggggtttttttgtttttgttttgtttttttgttttgttgttttgggttttttcccccttttttcttctcaaatcaGAATGATGAAGGTCCCTGTTGGGAATGTTTCAAAAGTCCACGGGAGTCAATTGCAATATAGCTAGTCTGCCTTTGAGAGTTTCAGTGTTTCTTTGAAGACACAAGTGACGGTGTTTGTCATTGTGCAAAACGTCTTCAGAGTGAATTCCAAAACTTCCATGAAGGTTTAGTGCAGTGAAAATGTTCGGGAGCTAATCGCATCCCTGTGAATGGATTCTAGCTaaaacaacaaatgaaaaaagacTACAGATGAAAATAAAGAACCCAGGTTGGCTCCTGTGATTCGTTTAaggcttgaaaaaaaaacaaagtcatGCTCGATGCTTAAGAAGCAAAACTCTTTACCTCTTCTGAGATGTTTTCACTAGGCAGCATCATCCCCCACTCCCCTGCCTTTCCCCACAACAATCGTTTTGATGTGTTTATTTATGTGTTACATACGCATTTTTGTCTTACTATGctattgtttacatttttatattgtgTTATTTCAGATAGATGTGATACCCTTGTGGTGTACTTGTATGTCAGAGAGAGAGCGAGTGGGAGCCAGAGGGAGAGGATGAGGAGAAGAGAGACCAGAAAGCGGGAAGGGCGGAGCCCTGGCTCCTTGCTCTTTGATGGGCAGGTATAACTAACCTGGCCACACTTTCCCGACTGCTGAGGACCGGACTTCCCCGAACTGGGAGGTGGTGTTAGCTGGGTGAACTCCAAGGTTGAAGAGTTCTATTCCCATGGAGGTGTGTTTCATTTTCTGCTAACTAGTAGAATAACATAAATGAAAGATATAAAAGGCAATAACTATTGTTTTTAAGCAACTTTTTTCTATTACTTGAAAAACTTGAGAACAGTTTTGAAGTTCTGACCATTTGAacactatttatatatatacatatatatattaaaaacgtATATATTTTAAGAAGATGACGAATAGACAAACTTGAAGTTTCACCGTTTGGCTTGTTTGCCTGGCGATCGTCCTTTACCTTTACAATATTGGAACCTGCCCCTCTATGGTGTCCTCAATTCCCCAGGACTTTAGTCCCATCACCTAAATTTTGCttccctctccctgcctccctctctctctttctctcttccaaaaaaaaaaaaaatcgcGTAGAGAAACCAATCCAATTTGTTCTGAAAGGTACACGGACGCATTTGTAGAAGTTTTACAAAAATGTATCTTTCCTTTTATGTGACATGTCTATCTAGTGCCTTATTAAAGAAACAGTAACCCTCTGTTGCAAAGGGGGGCAAGGAAGTAAAACTCCTGTTACAAGCACCAAAGGGAACTGGCGTTTGTTGTCCTCCATGGCAAGGGCTACTGCTTCTTTAAAACCATCCCCTTCACCCACTAGCCCCTGTGCGATGTGCCTGGCCCTGGGAGGTTCGCCCTTCTGTCATCCACGTTCTTGGGCTGTCTGTCAGGTGCTGTGCTGCCGAAAAGCCACGGTGGAGATTGCCTCGGTGACACCAACCAAAAGACTGACATAGATTCACTGC encodes:
- the PMEPA1 gene encoding protein TMEPAI isoform X1; translated protein: MYNLMGLNSTAAAGQPNVSCTCNCKRSLFQSMEITELEFVQIIIIVVVMMVMVVVITCLLNHYKLSARSFIHRHSQGRRREENLSSEGSLWPSESTVSGNGLTEQIYAPSRSADRLTVPSFLQRDRFNRFQPTYPYLQHEIDLPPTISLSDGEEPPPYQGPCTLQLRDPEQQMELNRESVRAPPNRTIFDSDLIDNSMYGGPCPPSSNSGISATCYGSNGRMEGPPPTYNEVIGHYPGSTFYQHQQNNGTPSILENNRLHQSQISSLESTIAWNKEKEKQKGHPF
- the PMEPA1 gene encoding protein TMEPAI isoform X2 — its product is MYNLMGLNSTAAAGQPNVSCTCNCKRSLFQSMEITELEFVQIIIIVVVMMVMVVVITCLLNHYKLSARSFIHRHSQGRRREENLSSEGSLWPSESTVSGNGLTEQQIYAPSRSADRLTVPSFLQRDRFNRFQPTYPYLQHEIDLPPTISLSDGEEPPPYQGPCTLQLRDPEQQMELNRESVRAPPNRTIFDSDLIDNSMYGGPCPPSSNSGISATCYGSNGRMEGPPPTYNEVIGHYPGSTFYQHQQNNGTPSILENNRLHQSQISSLESTIAWNKEKEKQKGHPF